In one Gemmatimonadota bacterium genomic region, the following are encoded:
- a CDS encoding formylglycine-generating enzyme family protein — MAKTIVGIGLGGLIAFALGLGTSCSDITGSVAAPRAGEAIQDCEVCPEMVVVPAGSFTMGSPGTENGRYDDEEPSHPVTINYEFAVGVYEVSFDEWEACARGGGCGGHLPSGSGSGLGRHPVTNVSWKDAQAYVEWLSRTTGAQYRLLTEAEWEYVARAGTQTARYWGESESEQCRYANGRDAAAPCRDGYTNTAPAGSFDPNSFGLYDVLGNVWEWTEDCWKDNYSDAPNDGSARQTGNCSVRLARGGSWLTAPKALRSAVRGRTNAGNRHTDLGFRVARTIS; from the coding sequence ATGGCTAAGACAATCGTTGGTATCGGACTGGGCGGCTTGATCGCATTCGCGTTGGGATTAGGTACGAGCTGCTCGGACATAACCGGCTCAGTCGCCGCACCGAGAGCGGGCGAAGCGATTCAGGACTGCGAAGTGTGTCCCGAGATGGTGGTGGTCCCGGCTGGCAGCTTCACTATGGGGTCCCCGGGCACAGAGAATGGACGATACGACGACGAAGAACCGTCGCACCCGGTGACCATCAACTACGAGTTCGCGGTAGGGGTATACGAAGTCAGTTTCGACGAGTGGGAAGCATGCGCGCGCGGCGGTGGATGTGGAGGCCACCTGCCGTCAGGCTCGGGATCGGGCCTTGGGAGGCACCCAGTGACGAATGTGAGCTGGAAGGATGCTCAGGCATACGTAGAATGGCTTTCCCGTACGACAGGAGCACAATACCGACTCTTGACGGAAGCGGAGTGGGAGTATGTGGCACGCGCTGGGACTCAGACAGCGCGGTACTGGGGAGAGAGCGAATCGGAGCAGTGTCGATACGCCAATGGAAGGGATGCTGCTGCGCCGTGCAGGGATGGCTACACAAATACCGCGCCAGCGGGCTCTTTTGATCCGAATTCTTTCGGCCTGTATGACGTTCTGGGCAACGTGTGGGAATGGACCGAGGACTGTTGGAAGGACAACTATTCGGATGCCCCGAACGATGGGAGCGCACGGCAAACTGGGAACTGTTCTGTTCGTCTAGCTCGCGGCGGCTCCTGGCTCACCGCTCCGAAAGCCCTCCGTTCAGCGGTCCGTGGCAGGACCAATGCCGGTAACCGGCATACCGACCTCGGCTTCCGTGTCGCCCGAACCATAAGCTGA
- a CDS encoding IS3 family transposase: protein MRVEALSRAERFGMIESAGPLSLSKHCVLLGVSRSSLCSRPKGERAENLAVMRRMDEFHMDYPFCGSQQMIRHLRREGVTAGRHRIRRLMRLMGMEATYRRPRTSVANSEHRIFPYLLRDIEICRADHVWCADITYVPVTQGFFYLVAVMDWATRHVFSWRLSNTMDASFCIGALDEALIRTTPEILNIDQGAQFTSAAFADRVLGAGVAFSMDGRGRFLNNIFIERLWRSLKYEAAYLHELRNGLDAQRIIGSWIDFYNEVRPHSSLGGRTPGETYRNGARAA from the coding sequence GTGCGGGTTGAAGCGTTGAGCCGGGCGGAGCGCTTCGGGATGATCGAGTCGGCCGGACCGCTGAGCCTGTCGAAGCATTGCGTGCTGCTGGGCGTGAGCCGATCGTCGCTCTGCTCCCGGCCGAAGGGAGAGCGCGCGGAGAATCTGGCGGTGATGCGGCGGATGGACGAATTCCACATGGACTATCCGTTCTGCGGGAGCCAGCAGATGATAAGACATCTCCGCCGCGAGGGTGTCACGGCTGGCAGGCACCGGATCCGACGGCTCATGCGCCTCATGGGGATGGAGGCGACCTACCGGCGGCCGCGCACGAGCGTGGCGAACTCGGAGCACCGGATCTTTCCCTACCTGCTGCGCGACATCGAGATCTGCCGTGCGGACCACGTGTGGTGCGCGGATATCACCTATGTCCCTGTGACGCAAGGTTTTTTCTACCTCGTGGCCGTGATGGACTGGGCGACGCGGCACGTCTTTTCCTGGCGGCTGTCCAACACGATGGACGCCTCGTTCTGCATTGGGGCTCTGGACGAGGCGCTCATCCGGACGACTCCGGAGATCCTGAACATCGACCAGGGCGCGCAGTTCACCAGCGCGGCCTTCGCCGACCGGGTGTTGGGTGCGGGCGTGGCGTTCTCGATGGACGGCCGGGGCCGGTTCCTCAACAACATCTTCATTGAACGGCTTTGGCGCTCGCTGAAGTACGAGGCCGCGTACCTGCATGAACTCCGCAATGGGCTGGATGCCCAACGGATCATCGGCTCGTGGATCGACTTCTACAACGAGGTGCGTCCGCACTCGTCGCTGGGCGGGCGGACGCCGGGCGAGACCTACCGCAACGGCGCGAGGGCGGCATGA
- a CDS encoding sigma-70 family RNA polymerase sigma factor translates to MRDTDDTRLTTGDNRPDRLMAEIKGGSSWALGRLMNLCWEELVHYAARQLGDVELAQDVVQEAFIQVWERRRGWRPRGSARAYLYRIVRNLVIDEKRKYEVRRRWAERQQLKDAPRPATPAQELDAKMLADAFDAAVASLPDRRREVFELVFQRGLSHAEAAAVLNISVQTVANQMSAALRSVRRAINDNQGD, encoded by the coding sequence ATGCGAGACACCGACGACACCCGGCTGACCACTGGCGACAACCGGCCTGATCGTCTCATGGCCGAGATCAAGGGCGGGTCGTCGTGGGCGCTCGGTCGGCTGATGAACCTCTGTTGGGAGGAACTCGTGCACTATGCGGCACGCCAGCTGGGCGACGTAGAACTGGCCCAGGATGTCGTGCAGGAGGCGTTCATCCAGGTGTGGGAGCGGAGGCGGGGCTGGCGGCCCCGGGGATCCGCCCGGGCGTACCTGTACAGGATCGTACGGAACCTGGTGATCGACGAGAAGCGAAAGTACGAAGTAAGGCGGCGATGGGCCGAACGCCAGCAGCTGAAGGATGCGCCGCGACCGGCGACCCCCGCCCAGGAACTGGACGCGAAGATGCTGGCGGACGCGTTCGATGCGGCCGTCGCGTCGTTGCCGGATCGCCGGCGCGAGGTGTTCGAGCTCGTCTTTCAGCGCGGGCTGAGCCATGCGGAGGCGGCGGCGGTGCTAAACATCTCGGTGCAGACGGTGGCGAACCAGATGAGCGCCGCGCTACGGAGTGTGCGGCGGGCGATCAACGACAATCAGGGCGATTAG
- a CDS encoding FecR domain-containing protein, whose protein sequence is MDTREDRMDELLLRHLRKQVTDEESAAVKEWMNGSAERERDLAQLRRVVEAGKMADRRILPGNPPSAEDLIWRAEARRGGSAKLRLARLERRVKPARALRRRYCLVAAGVIAIVASAMFQVFRGGSNSGLPSITATAKEFGTGPGETEMVRLADGTVIRLGPDSRLSAATGETTRDATLHGEAFFAVTTDAGRPFRITTAAGTAQVLGTRFHLAARADGLAVTVVEGRVALAGPDHEVQVGARQAASLLRGLPALIDVAAPIESMADWLDGFLIFHDTPLDVAMKEVEEHYNTRVLVGDAALLDRTLTMWFDSKSLPEVMTVVCGVIDARCSIDTGIVRIESANSGAGS, encoded by the coding sequence ATGGACACCAGGGAGGACCGGATGGACGAGTTGCTGCTCCGGCATCTGCGCAAGCAGGTGACGGACGAGGAGAGCGCGGCGGTGAAAGAGTGGATGAATGGCTCGGCGGAGCGCGAACGCGACCTGGCCCAACTCCGACGCGTAGTCGAGGCCGGGAAGATGGCAGACCGTCGAATCTTACCCGGCAACCCGCCGTCCGCCGAGGATTTGATTTGGCGGGCTGAGGCGCGACGGGGTGGTTCCGCGAAGTTGCGTCTGGCACGTCTCGAGAGGAGAGTGAAACCCGCGCGCGCCTTGCGTCGCCGATATTGTCTCGTGGCAGCCGGGGTCATCGCCATCGTCGCCTCGGCAATGTTTCAAGTCTTCAGGGGCGGGAGCAATAGCGGCCTTCCGAGCATCACTGCCACGGCCAAGGAATTCGGGACCGGCCCCGGAGAGACCGAGATGGTGCGTCTGGCCGACGGTACCGTGATCCGTCTCGGGCCGGACAGTCGCCTTAGTGCGGCGACGGGCGAGACGACCCGCGACGCCACGCTCCACGGTGAGGCCTTCTTCGCCGTCACAACCGACGCGGGGCGCCCGTTCCGCATCACCACGGCGGCGGGGACCGCGCAAGTGCTGGGAACTCGTTTCCACCTAGCGGCCCGCGCCGACGGGCTCGCCGTAACTGTGGTCGAGGGCCGAGTCGCCCTGGCTGGGCCGGACCACGAGGTGCAGGTCGGAGCGAGGCAGGCGGCGAGCCTGTTGCGCGGCCTCCCCGCACTCATCGACGTTGCCGCGCCGATCGAGAGCATGGCCGACTGGCTGGACGGCTTCCTCATCTTCCATGACACGCCGCTCGATGTCGCGATGAAGGAGGTAGAGGAGCACTACAACACGCGGGTGTTGGTGGGCGATGCCGCGCTCCTCGACCGCACCCTCACCATGTGGTTCGACTCGAAGTCGCTGCCTGAGGTCATGACGGTGGTGTGCGGTGTGATCGACGCCCGTTGCAGCATCGACACTGGGATTGTGAGGATCGAAAGCGCCAATTCAGGAGCGGGTTCGTGA